One genomic region from Argentina anserina chromosome 2, drPotAnse1.1, whole genome shotgun sequence encodes:
- the LOC126782528 gene encoding LOW QUALITY PROTEIN: uncharacterized protein LOC126782528 (The sequence of the model RefSeq protein was modified relative to this genomic sequence to represent the inferred CDS: inserted 4 bases in 3 codons; substituted 1 base at 1 genomic stop codon), whose product MKHELMSAGLASLLSLGVVLVVDIVLHSEDILASSLDDSEERSTLSSFQALFDLLRSLTNKDGYERFIILRTKPTCSGQQXGYIKYVMLTGETIFPQIMEQAHAVLLAGKTXNPQKKQSSLVTTEPDAFFSCSHIVPPDNILPVTVARSSSNQIFYFRCCSRSSSVMVQEVWCLICNLXVMVREGVVVFFSSFDHEEEVYNGWXSGILDRITKKKHLFREPRKNTYVEFVLNVYMETIDSQSGAILLAVIGGKISLNLSDGMGQYVVMVGIPYASPSDVELTQRVKHIEGLGHSNSLKMTNSLRGDEVYSGEAHEGFNIDRSCRHRGKQCYNNLCMKVVTFEASHPDTLIVDMLDVFLEEIWSYGYSISHIIDVSWTLSMRYCSCWILFGGVLRAIIYHCTWKKRKASCYTLSSQPYSLWSVLPRYSDSRSDTIPVLLCSPWFLDGNRYYIFGISRLLYPEAKIFHPTKISPDHCPLLIALFHSGTSYKNYYLIEFMLSGCTMILSKEFVCETWPNIHVVAILKVKTIRISFAFFLLSRDILVLLIHITSAVFCSSATPVFVGIIERSRGKGNFSGFGWVSKFTRKWGLIYLIVSGLLKVVSGPRSVF is encoded by the exons ATGAAGCATGAACTAATGTCTGCTGGGCTG GCTTCTCTATTGAGTCTTGGAGTGGTTTTGGTTGTTGATATAGTATTACATAGTGAGGATATACTAGCCAGCTCTCTTGATGATAGTGAGGAAAGAAGCACACTGTCCAGTTTCCAGGCATTATTTGATCTTTTGCGATCACTGACAAATAAAGATGGCTATGAGAGGTTTATCATTTTAAGGACTAAACCAACATGCTCTGGACAAC GGGGATACATAAAATATGTTATGCTCACAGGAGAGACGATTT TTCCGCAGATTATGGAACAAGCACATGCTGTGCTACTGGCAGGTAAAACATGAAACCCACAGAAGAAACAAAGTTCCTTGGTTACCACCGAACCAGATGCATTCTTTTCATGTAGCCACATTGTTCCTCCAGATAACATTTTGCCTGTTACAGTTGCTCGTAGCTCTTCTAAtcagattttttattttaggtGCTGCTCCAGAAGTTCATCAGTCATG GTACAGGAGGTATGGTGTTTGATTTGCAATTT GGTAATGGTTCGGGAAGGGGTTGTTGTCTTCTTCTCTTCATTTGATCATGAAGAAGAGGTCTACAATGGAT CTTCAGGCATCCTCGATAGAATTACGAAGAAGAAACATCTATTTAGAGAGCCTAGGAAGAATACATATGTCGAATTTGTTCTAAATGTGTACATGGAAACAATTGA TTCTCAGAGTGGGGCCATACTTCTTGCTGTCATTGGCGGTAAGATATCACTCAACTTAAGTGATGGGATGGGTCAGTATGTAGTCATGGTTGGAATACCTTACGCGAGCCCTTCTGATGTTGAGCTGACACAGAGGGTGAAGCACATTGAAGGATTGGGACATTCAAATTCGCTTAAGATGACCAACTCTTTACGTGGTGATGAAGTTTACAGTGGTGAGGCACATGAAGGATTTAATATTGACAGAAGTTGCAGACACAGAGGGAAACAATGTTACAATAATCTTTGCATGAAGGTTGTAACTT TTGAAGCTAGCCATCCTGACACATTGATCGTGGATATGTTGGATGTTTTCCTTGAGGAAATCTGGTCTTACG GATATTCTATATCTCATATTATAGATGTCAGCTGGAcgttgtctatgagatattgtTCATGTTGGATACTATTTGGAGGGGTATTAAGAGCAATTATCTATCATTGTACTTGGAAGAAAAGGAAAGCCAGTTG ttacactttatcatcGCAACCTTATTCATTGTGGTCTGTACTACCCCGCTATAGTGATTCAAGAAGTGATACCATTCCAGTTTTACTTTGCTCCCCTTGGTTTCTAGATGGAAACCGTTATTATATCTTTGGTATTAGCAG GTTGCTTTATCCTGAGGCAAAAATTTTTCATCCCACAAAGATATCACCTGACCATTGTCCTCTGCTGATTGCTCTCTTTCACTCAGGTACCTCATATAAGAACTACTACCTCATTGAATTTATGCTATCTGGATGCACCATGATACTTAGCAAAGAATTTGTTTGTGAGACCTGGCCAAATATTCATGTTGTTGCCattttaaaagttaaaactatAAGG ATATCATTtgcttttttccttttaagtAGAGATATTCTAGTTCTACTCATTCACATTACAAGTGCAGTATTTTGCAGTTCTGCAACT CCGGTGTTTGTTGGAATTATTGAGAGGTCTAGAGGGAAGGGTAATTTTTCTGGTTTTGGATGGGTTTCTAAATTCACAAGGAAATGGGGTCTTATTTATTTGATAGTCTCCGGCCTCTTAAAAGTTGTTTCAGGCCCTCGgtcagtgttctaa